One part of the Leclercia sp. LSNIH1 genome encodes these proteins:
- the yebF gene encoding protein YebF — translation MKKTGVAIALLAASLTAQAAEEKTVKFPTCEGQNAEGIAASVKRDYLQNRIVRWADDQKTLGQADPVAWINPKQVKGEKDRWTVPLTVRGKNTDIHYQVKIDCKAGSAQYQSSKR, via the coding sequence ATGAAAAAAACAGGGGTAGCGATAGCACTGCTGGCCGCCAGCCTGACGGCGCAGGCCGCAGAGGAGAAAACCGTGAAATTTCCCACCTGCGAAGGGCAGAATGCCGAAGGTATTGCCGCCAGCGTGAAGCGGGATTATCTGCAAAACCGCATCGTGCGCTGGGCGGACGATCAGAAAACCCTGGGACAGGCCGATCCGGTGGCCTGGATCAACCCTAAGCAGGTGAAAGGCGAGAAAGATCGCTGGACGGTACCGCTGACGGTGCGAGGCAAAAACACCGATATCCATTATCAGGTGAAGATCGACTGTAAAGCGGGTAGCGCGCAGTATCAGTCGTCGAAGAGGTGA
- a CDS encoding YebY family protein, giving the protein MKKTVLSFLLLACSGAALAAPQVITVSRFEVGKDKWAFNREEVMLTCRPGHALYAINPSTLVQYPLNDVAQQQVDSGKSNGQPISVIQIDDPANPGQKMSLAPFIERAKTLC; this is encoded by the coding sequence ATGAAAAAAACAGTACTTTCTTTCTTATTGCTGGCCTGCTCCGGCGCGGCACTGGCAGCTCCGCAGGTGATCACCGTCAGCCGGTTCGAAGTGGGTAAAGACAAATGGGCGTTCAACCGTGAAGAGGTGATGCTGACCTGCCGTCCGGGACACGCGCTCTATGCCATTAACCCCAGCACCCTGGTGCAGTATCCCCTGAACGACGTGGCGCAGCAGCAGGTCGACAGCGGTAAAAGCAACGGCCAGCCCATCTCGGTTATTCAGATTGACGATCCGGCAAACCCGGGGCAAAAGATGAGCCTGGCGCCATTTATCGAGCGCGCGAAGACGCTCTGCTAG
- a CDS encoding bifunctional 4-hydroxy-2-oxoglutarate aldolase/2-dehydro-3-deoxy-phosphogluconate aldolase — MKNWNTSAEAILKTGPVVPVIVINKLEHAVPMAKALVAGGVRVLEVTLRTACAMDAIRAIAKEVPEAIIGAGTVLNPQQLAEVTEAGAQFAISPGLTEPLLKAATEGSIPLIPGISTVSELMLGLDYGLQEFKFFPAEANGGTKALQAIAGPFANVRFCPTGGISPANYRDYLALKSVLCIGGSWLVPADAMEAGDWDRITKLAREAVEGAQQ; from the coding sequence ATGAAAAACTGGAATACAAGTGCAGAAGCAATCCTGAAAACTGGCCCGGTAGTGCCGGTTATCGTGATCAATAAGCTGGAACACGCAGTCCCGATGGCGAAAGCGCTGGTTGCGGGCGGTGTACGCGTACTGGAAGTCACGCTGCGTACTGCCTGTGCAATGGATGCTATTCGCGCCATCGCCAAAGAAGTGCCGGAAGCGATTATCGGTGCGGGTACCGTACTGAATCCGCAGCAGCTGGCTGAGGTTACCGAAGCCGGTGCGCAGTTCGCCATCAGCCCGGGCCTGACCGAGCCTCTGCTGAAAGCCGCAACCGAAGGCTCCATTCCTCTGATCCCGGGCATCAGCACCGTGTCTGAACTGATGCTGGGTCTGGACTACGGTCTGCAGGAGTTCAAATTCTTCCCGGCGGAAGCGAACGGCGGCACCAAAGCGCTGCAGGCTATCGCAGGTCCGTTCGCGAACGTCCGTTTCTGCCCGACTGGCGGTATCTCTCCGGCGAACTACCGTGACTACCTGGCGCTGAAAAGCGTGCTGTGCATCGGTGGCTCCTGGCTGGTGCCGGCGGATGCCATGGAAGCGGGCGACTGGGATCGCATCACTAAGCTGGCGCGCGAAGCGGTAGAAGGCGCGCAGCAGTAA
- the yobA gene encoding CopC domain-containing protein YobA, translating into MTKHLTCTLTLLLATLTTPIVFAHAHLQHQYPAADAAVDAAPQALTLNFSEGIEPRFSGVTLTDDKQQPVALGAVKRNEKDPTQLIVPMTSSLTAGTYQVKWHVVSVDGHKTEGSYRFSVK; encoded by the coding sequence ATGACTAAACACCTTACCTGCACCCTGACGTTGCTGCTGGCGACGCTCACGACACCCATTGTTTTTGCTCATGCTCATTTACAGCATCAATATCCCGCGGCAGACGCTGCTGTAGATGCGGCGCCTCAGGCGTTGACCCTGAACTTCTCCGAGGGGATCGAACCCCGTTTTAGCGGCGTCACCCTCACCGATGATAAACAGCAGCCCGTCGCACTCGGGGCGGTAAAACGCAACGAGAAAGACCCGACCCAGCTGATCGTGCCGATGACCTCTTCACTGACGGCGGGTACTTATCAGGTGAAGTGGCATGTGGTCTCCGTAGATGGTCATAAGACCGAGGGCAGCTATCGTTTTAGCGTGAAGTAA
- the exoX gene encoding exodeoxyribonuclease X, giving the protein MLRVIDTETCDLQGGIVEVASVDVVNGQIVNPRSHLVRPDRPISPQAMAIHRITEAMVADKPWIEEVIPQYHGSAWYVAHNASFDRRVLPEMPGEWICTMKLARRLWPGIKYSNMALYKSRKLSVRTPEGLHHHRALYDCYITAALLIDIMNTTGWTPDEMADITGRPALLTTFTFGKYRGKAVAEVADKDPGYLRWLYNNLDRMSPELRLTLKHYLGGS; this is encoded by the coding sequence ATGCTACGTGTCATCGACACCGAAACCTGTGACCTGCAGGGGGGGATTGTGGAAGTGGCATCTGTCGACGTTGTGAACGGGCAGATCGTCAATCCACGCAGTCATCTGGTACGTCCGGATCGCCCCATCAGCCCGCAGGCGATGGCTATCCACCGCATCACCGAGGCGATGGTCGCCGATAAACCCTGGATTGAAGAGGTGATCCCGCAGTACCACGGGAGCGCCTGGTATGTGGCGCACAATGCCAGCTTCGATCGCCGTGTACTGCCCGAGATGCCCGGGGAGTGGATCTGCACCATGAAGCTGGCGCGACGCTTATGGCCGGGCATTAAATACAGCAATATGGCGCTCTACAAATCGCGCAAACTGAGCGTCCGGACGCCGGAAGGGCTGCACCACCACCGGGCCCTGTATGACTGCTACATCACCGCCGCGTTGCTGATCGATATCATGAACACCACCGGCTGGACGCCGGATGAGATGGCCGACATCACCGGACGCCCGGCGCTGCTGACCACCTTTACCTTCGGCAAATACCGCGGCAAAGCGGTGGCGGAAGTGGCAGACAAGGATCCGGGCTATCTCCGTTGGCTGTACAATAACCTCGACAGGATGAGTCCCGAGCTGCGTCTGACGCTGAAGCACTATCTGGGCGGATCCTGA
- the purT gene encoding formate-dependent phosphoribosylglycinamide formyltransferase, whose amino-acid sequence MTRLGTALRPAATRVMLLGSGELGKEVAIECQRLGIEVIAVDRYADAPAMHVAHRAHVINMLDGDALRALINEEKPHFVVPEIEAIATDTLLALEAEGQRVVPCARAAKLTMNREGIRRLAAEELSLPTSRYRFADSKDDFLQAVADIGYPCIIKPVMSSSGKGQSFVRSAEQLDNAWDYAQQGGRAGAGRVIVEGVVQFDFEITLLTVSAVDGVHFCDPIGHRQEDGDYRESWQPQQMSPLARARAEEISRKVVLALGGHGLFGVELFVCGDEVIFSEVSPRPHDTGMVTLISQDLSEFALHVRAFLGLPVGGVRQYGPAASAVILPQLTSQNVTFDNVDAAVGAGLQLRLFGKPEIDGSRRLGVALATGDSVEEAVERAKTAAASVQVAG is encoded by the coding sequence ATGACTCGTTTAGGAACTGCGCTGCGTCCGGCAGCAACGCGTGTGATGCTGCTGGGCTCAGGTGAACTGGGTAAAGAGGTGGCCATTGAGTGCCAGCGTTTAGGTATCGAAGTGATCGCCGTCGATCGTTATGCCGATGCGCCAGCGATGCACGTTGCGCATCGTGCCCACGTCATTAATATGCTCGACGGCGATGCCCTGCGCGCCCTGATCAATGAAGAAAAACCGCACTTCGTGGTGCCGGAAATCGAAGCCATCGCCACCGATACCCTGCTGGCGCTGGAAGCCGAAGGCCAGCGCGTGGTGCCCTGCGCCCGCGCTGCGAAGCTGACCATGAACCGGGAGGGTATCCGGCGTCTGGCGGCGGAAGAGCTCTCCCTGCCCACCTCACGCTATCGTTTCGCCGACAGCAAAGATGATTTTTTGCAGGCTGTCGCTGACATTGGCTACCCGTGCATCATTAAACCGGTGATGAGCTCCTCCGGTAAAGGACAGAGCTTTGTGCGCAGCGCCGAACAGCTGGATAACGCCTGGGATTACGCCCAACAGGGAGGGCGCGCCGGAGCCGGACGCGTGATCGTCGAGGGTGTGGTGCAGTTTGACTTTGAGATCACCCTGCTGACCGTCAGCGCCGTGGATGGGGTCCACTTCTGCGATCCGATTGGTCATCGCCAGGAAGATGGCGACTACCGTGAATCCTGGCAGCCGCAGCAGATGAGCCCGCTGGCCCGGGCGCGCGCCGAAGAGATCTCCCGTAAAGTGGTGCTGGCGCTGGGCGGCCATGGGCTGTTTGGCGTGGAGCTGTTCGTCTGCGGCGACGAGGTCATCTTCAGCGAGGTCTCCCCTCGCCCGCACGACACCGGTATGGTGACCTTAATTTCGCAGGATCTCTCCGAGTTTGCCCTGCACGTTCGCGCTTTCCTTGGTCTGCCGGTTGGCGGCGTGCGTCAGTATGGCCCGGCAGCGTCGGCGGTGATCCTCCCGCAGCTGACCAGCCAGAACGTCACTTTCGATAATGTCGATGCCGCGGTGGGCGCTGGCCTGCAGCTGCGTCTGTTTGGTAAGCCAGAAATTGACGGCTCGCGTCGTCTGGGCGTGGCGCTGGCGACGGGCGACAGCGTGGAAGAGGCCGTTGAGCGGGCGAAAACCGCGGCCGCCAGCGTGCAGGTAGCAGGATAA
- the ptrB gene encoding oligopeptidase B, with protein sequence MPPKAQRIPHALTMHGDTRIDNYYWLRDDTRSKPEVLDYLHEENDYGRRIMATQQALQDRLLSEMVERVPQRDVSAPWSRNGYRYRHIYEPGNEYAIYQRQSVLCAEWEEWETLLDANQRAAHSEFYTLGGMAVSPDNAIMALAEDYLSRRQYGLRFRNLETGNWYPEMLDNVSPDFIWANDSETVYYIKKHATTLHPYQVWRHTVGTSSRSDELVYEEKDETFYVSLHKTTSKHYVIIFLASATTTEVLLLDAELPDAQPLCFMPRRKDHEYSLDHFQHTFYLRSNREGKNFGLYKTKVRDERKWEVLIPPRDQVMLEGFTLFTDWLVVEERQRGLTSLRQINRKTREVIGIAFDDPAYVTWIGYNPEPETSRLRYGYSSMTTPDTLFELDMDTGQRRVLKQAEVKGFNADLYRSEHVWIVARDGTEVPVSLVYHKHHFRKGKNPILIYGYGSYGSSIDADFSGSRLSLLDRGFVFAIAHIRGGGELGQKWYEDGKFLKKKNTFNDYLDVCEGLLELGYGDRKQCFAMGGSAGGMLMGTVINERPGLFKGVIAQVPFVDVLTTMLDESIPLTIGEYEEWGNPQDETYYRYMKGYSPYDNVGAKAYPHMLVTTGLHDSQVQYWEPAKWVAKLREMKTDNNLLLLCTDMDAGHGGKSGRFKSYEGVALEYAFLVGLAQETLTSQAAEVDQDPPR encoded by the coding sequence ATGCCACCTAAAGCCCAACGCATACCGCACGCTCTCACCATGCACGGTGACACGCGTATCGACAACTATTACTGGTTGCGCGACGATACCCGCTCCAAGCCGGAGGTGCTGGACTACCTCCACGAGGAAAACGACTATGGCCGAAGGATCATGGCGACGCAGCAGGCGCTGCAGGATCGTCTGCTCAGCGAAATGGTTGAGCGCGTCCCGCAGCGTGACGTCTCGGCCCCCTGGAGTCGAAATGGCTATCGTTACCGGCACATTTATGAGCCCGGAAACGAATATGCCATCTACCAGCGCCAGTCGGTACTTTGCGCCGAGTGGGAAGAGTGGGAGACGCTGCTGGATGCCAACCAGCGTGCGGCGCACAGCGAGTTTTATACCCTGGGCGGCATGGCGGTATCGCCGGATAACGCCATCATGGCGCTGGCGGAAGATTACCTCTCCCGACGACAGTATGGTTTGCGTTTCCGCAATCTGGAGACCGGCAACTGGTATCCGGAGATGCTCGATAACGTTTCACCCGACTTTATCTGGGCCAACGACTCTGAAACCGTCTACTACATTAAAAAGCACGCCACTACCCTGCATCCTTATCAGGTCTGGCGGCATACGGTCGGTACTTCATCGAGAAGTGATGAACTGGTATATGAGGAGAAAGACGAAACCTTTTACGTCAGCCTGCATAAAACCACCTCCAAACACTATGTGATTATTTTTCTCGCCAGCGCCACCACTACTGAGGTGCTGCTGCTGGACGCCGAGCTGCCGGACGCTCAGCCGCTGTGCTTTATGCCGCGTCGCAAGGATCATGAGTACAGCCTCGATCACTTCCAGCACACCTTCTATTTGCGCTCCAACCGGGAGGGGAAAAACTTTGGCCTCTACAAGACCAAGGTACGAGATGAACGCAAATGGGAAGTGCTGATCCCGCCGCGGGATCAGGTGATGCTGGAAGGCTTCACCCTCTTTACCGACTGGCTGGTGGTTGAAGAGCGCCAGCGCGGGCTCACCAGCCTGCGGCAAATCAACCGTAAAACCCGCGAAGTGATTGGCATCGCTTTCGACGATCCCGCCTATGTCACCTGGATTGGCTATAACCCCGAGCCGGAAACGTCGCGCCTGCGTTACGGTTACTCCTCCATGACCACCCCGGACACCCTGTTTGAACTGGACATGGACACCGGGCAGCGCCGGGTGCTGAAGCAGGCTGAGGTGAAAGGGTTTAATGCCGATCTTTATCGCAGCGAGCACGTATGGATTGTCGCCCGCGACGGCACCGAAGTGCCCGTCTCGCTGGTCTATCACAAGCACCATTTTCGCAAAGGTAAAAACCCGATCCTCATCTACGGCTATGGCTCGTATGGCTCCAGTATTGACGCGGATTTCAGCGGTAGCCGCCTGAGCCTGCTCGACCGGGGGTTTGTCTTCGCCATCGCCCATATCCGCGGCGGCGGCGAGCTGGGGCAAAAATGGTACGAAGATGGCAAATTCCTGAAAAAGAAAAACACCTTCAATGACTACCTGGATGTCTGCGAGGGACTGCTGGAGCTGGGCTATGGCGATCGCAAACAGTGCTTTGCCATGGGCGGCAGCGCGGGCGGCATGCTGATGGGCACCGTGATTAACGAACGTCCAGGACTCTTTAAAGGGGTGATAGCGCAGGTGCCCTTTGTGGATGTCCTGACCACCATGCTGGACGAATCTATCCCGCTGACCATTGGTGAATATGAAGAGTGGGGCAATCCGCAGGATGAGACCTACTATCGCTACATGAAAGGTTACAGCCCCTACGATAACGTTGGCGCGAAAGCCTATCCTCACATGCTGGTTACCACCGGTTTACATGACTCCCAGGTTCAGTACTGGGAGCCAGCGAAGTGGGTGGCGAAGCTGCGGGAAATGAAGACCGACAATAATTTACTGCTGCTCTGCACCGATATGGATGCCGGGCACGGCGGGAAATCCGGTCGCTTCAAATCCTACGAAGGGGTGGCCCTGGAGTATGCCTTTCTGGTTGGCCTGGCCCAGGAGACGTTAACCAGCCAGGCGGCAGAGGTCGATCAGGATCCGCCCAGATAG
- a CDS encoding VirK/YbjX family protein, which produces MSNTILPAELSLTHRSSVIFALAKGEFMPGPLWHKRDYRLKFFLRSLLFWSSTTRMLETLSRRDDFPLLLKAQTTLPVKTQRQYLTRGLRAGERANAILHHYAWLDALPDASLARSFSSPTPLSLLQFATKDDAHYTIYASSAVKAEREGETTLWLRAGDNTLLASLTFSVVEEKGQSALVIGGLQGPRKDVGRETIKNATRACYGLFPKRILLEAIFNLAKQSGISAIYGVSDEGHVFRALRYRLSKGRHLHASYDEFWQSLGAKSCGAFRWALPAGMERKAIDSIASKKRAEYRRRFQLLDEIECGISARFCR; this is translated from the coding sequence GTGTCTAATACCATCCTGCCTGCTGAGCTGTCTTTAACGCACCGTTCTTCTGTTATTTTCGCCCTGGCGAAGGGCGAGTTTATGCCCGGCCCGCTGTGGCATAAACGCGATTACAGGCTGAAATTTTTCCTGCGCTCCCTGCTGTTCTGGTCCTCAACCACCCGCATGCTGGAGACGCTCTCCCGTCGCGATGATTTTCCGCTGTTGTTAAAAGCACAAACTACGCTGCCGGTGAAAACCCAGCGTCAGTATCTCACTCGCGGATTACGTGCCGGTGAGCGGGCCAACGCCATCCTGCACCATTACGCCTGGCTTGATGCGCTGCCGGACGCCAGCCTGGCGCGGAGCTTTAGCAGCCCGACTCCACTTTCGCTGCTGCAGTTCGCCACTAAAGACGATGCGCACTATACGATTTACGCCAGCAGCGCGGTGAAGGCCGAACGCGAGGGCGAAACCACGCTCTGGCTACGGGCCGGGGATAACACCCTGCTGGCGAGCCTGACCTTCAGCGTTGTTGAGGAGAAGGGCCAAAGTGCGCTGGTGATTGGCGGCCTGCAGGGGCCGCGAAAAGACGTAGGGCGGGAGACGATCAAAAATGCCACCCGCGCCTGTTATGGCCTGTTTCCAAAACGGATCCTGCTGGAAGCGATCTTCAATCTGGCGAAGCAGTCAGGTATCAGCGCCATTTATGGTGTGAGCGATGAAGGCCATGTTTTTCGCGCCCTGCGCTATCGTCTGAGTAAAGGTCGTCATCTGCATGCCAGCTATGACGAATTCTGGCAATCGCTGGGCGCTAAGTCGTGCGGTGCATTTCGCTGGGCCCTGCCAGCAGGTATGGAGCGCAAAGCGATCGACAGCATTGCCAGTAAAAAACGCGCGGAATACCGCCGCCGTTTTCAACTGCTTGATGAGATTGAATGCGGCATCAGCGCACGTTTTTGCCGCTAA
- a CDS encoding tellurite resistance TerB family protein has translation MSNWLNQLESLLGQKGSSSGEGLSKLLTPGALGGLAGLLVANKSSRKLLSKYGTGALLAGGGAVAGTVLWNKYKEKIRSAHQGEPQFGQQASPLDVRSERLILALVFAAKSDGHIDDKERAAIEQQLREAGVEEQGRALVARAIEEPLDPARLAQGIQNEEEALELYFLSCAAIDIDHFMERSYLNALGDALKIPADVREGIEQDIRQQKQALPG, from the coding sequence ATGTCAAACTGGCTGAATCAATTAGAGTCTCTGCTCGGGCAGAAAGGGTCGTCATCCGGTGAAGGCCTGAGCAAACTGCTGACGCCGGGTGCGCTTGGCGGCCTGGCCGGATTACTGGTAGCGAATAAATCCTCGCGTAAATTACTGAGCAAATATGGCACCGGCGCGCTGCTTGCCGGGGGCGGTGCCGTTGCCGGTACCGTGCTCTGGAACAAGTACAAAGAGAAGATTCGCAGCGCGCATCAGGGCGAGCCGCAGTTTGGCCAGCAGGCGTCGCCGCTGGACGTGCGCAGCGAAAGGCTGATCCTGGCGCTGGTCTTTGCCGCAAAGAGTGACGGGCACATCGACGATAAAGAGCGGGCGGCCATCGAGCAGCAGTTGCGCGAAGCGGGCGTGGAAGAACAGGGCAGGGCGCTGGTGGCACGTGCTATCGAGGAGCCGCTCGATCCTGCACGTCTGGCCCAGGGGATCCAGAATGAAGAGGAGGCTCTCGAACTTTACTTCCTGAGCTGTGCGGCTATCGATATCGATCACTTTATGGAGCGCAGCTATCTTAATGCGCTGGGCGATGCGCTGAAAATCCCGGCAGACGTGCGGGAAGGGATCGAGCAGGATATTCGCCAGCAAAAACAAGCGCTCCCCGGCTAG
- the copD gene encoding copper homeostasis membrane protein CopD has protein sequence MLAFCYVTLRFAHFAALMVLFGNALYGAWLAPVALRRLMVRRFRGQQKKIAFISLLAALMMLALQGGMMGNGWPDVVSPSIWQAVLTTHFGRIWLWQMILALITLWVAWMQPGKTMLLMLFFTAAQFFLLAGTGHAALHDGITGLMQRSNHGLHLLCAAGWLGGLLPLLFCLRLSRGRWRRAAVHTMMRFSRYGHLAVAGVILTGMVNIVLIQGWVLPWHSAWGKMLLVKCALVVMMVVIALVNRYVLVPRFRSGDGREQRYFIRMTQSEVVLGALVLAAVSLFATWEPF, from the coding sequence ATGCTGGCGTTCTGCTACGTTACGCTGCGCTTCGCGCATTTTGCTGCCCTGATGGTGCTGTTTGGCAATGCCCTGTACGGTGCATGGCTGGCGCCCGTTGCGCTGCGGCGGCTGATGGTGCGTCGCTTTCGCGGCCAGCAAAAAAAAATCGCGTTTATCAGCCTGCTCGCGGCGCTGATGATGCTGGCACTACAGGGCGGGATGATGGGTAACGGCTGGCCAGATGTGGTCAGCCCATCTATCTGGCAGGCGGTGCTCACGACCCATTTTGGGCGGATCTGGTTATGGCAGATGATCCTGGCCCTGATTACACTCTGGGTCGCCTGGATGCAGCCGGGAAAAACCATGCTGCTGATGCTGTTCTTTACCGCTGCGCAGTTTTTCCTGCTGGCAGGAACCGGGCATGCGGCGTTGCATGATGGGATAACGGGCCTGATGCAGCGCAGCAACCATGGCCTGCATCTTTTATGTGCCGCAGGCTGGCTGGGGGGCCTGCTGCCGCTGCTGTTTTGCCTGCGCCTGTCCCGTGGACGCTGGCGGCGAGCCGCCGTCCACACCATGATGCGCTTCTCGCGCTACGGGCATCTGGCGGTGGCGGGGGTAATCCTCACCGGAATGGTAAATATTGTACTGATCCAGGGGTGGGTGCTGCCGTGGCACTCGGCCTGGGGGAAAATGCTGTTGGTGAAATGTGCGCTGGTGGTAATGATGGTGGTAATTGCCCTGGTGAATCGGTATGTTCTGGTGCCGCGGTTTCGTTCTGGCGACGGACGCGAGCAACGCTATTTTATCAGGATGACGCAGAGTGAGGTTGTGCTGGGGGCGCTGGTGCTGGCGGCAGTCAGCCTGTTCGCGACCTGGGAACCCTTCTGA
- a CDS encoding nitrilase-related carbon-nitrogen hydrolase: protein MSHWNIAAAQYRLNHHRVDEHIAHHLRFISAASKLECNLVLFPELSLTGPALPDGQLPAPPDSHQLAPLVDAACAHNVSVIAGTTVEVRGERQPGLAWFTPDQPDAALYPHGAGACLESRHGGLSIVDSHPDLPNIAPDAALFTRGMAVSETGWSATFSQLQRFAHRYAIAVLMANRDGGSALWDARGQLIVRADRGELLLTGRFVEQGWQGDIIPLR, encoded by the coding sequence ATGTCTCACTGGAATATTGCTGCCGCACAGTACCGCCTGAACCATCACCGCGTTGATGAACACATCGCGCATCACCTGCGTTTTATCTCCGCCGCCTCGAAGCTTGAGTGCAATTTAGTGCTTTTCCCGGAGCTCTCTTTAACGGGCCCTGCCCTGCCCGATGGCCAGCTTCCTGCCCCGCCCGACAGCCATCAGCTGGCGCCGCTTGTTGATGCCGCCTGCGCCCATAACGTCTCGGTGATTGCCGGAACGACCGTAGAAGTGAGGGGAGAGCGCCAGCCTGGCCTGGCCTGGTTTACCCCGGACCAGCCTGATGCCGCCCTTTATCCCCATGGCGCAGGGGCCTGCCTGGAGAGCAGGCATGGTGGTCTGAGTATCGTTGATTCTCACCCCGATTTGCCCAATATCGCTCCCGATGCCGCCCTGTTTACCCGCGGCATGGCGGTAAGTGAAACAGGCTGGTCAGCCACCTTTTCCCAGCTACAGCGTTTTGCCCATCGCTATGCTATCGCCGTATTGATGGCGAACCGTGATGGCGGGAGCGCGCTGTGGGATGCCCGTGGGCAATTAATCGTCCGCGCCGATCGGGGTGAGCTATTATTGACCGGGCGCTTTGTTGAGCAGGGTTGGCAAGGTGATATCATTCCATTACGCTAA
- a CDS encoding DNA polymerase III subunit theta produces the protein MHINLATLPQEEMDKVNVDLAAAGVAFKERYNMPVIAEVVEREQPSHLRDWFRERLIAHRLNSVNLSRLPWEPKVK, from the coding sequence ATGCATATTAATCTCGCCACCCTCCCCCAGGAGGAGATGGACAAAGTGAATGTTGATTTGGCGGCCGCAGGTGTGGCGTTCAAAGAGCGCTATAACATGCCGGTGATCGCCGAAGTGGTGGAGCGTGAGCAACCGTCGCACCTGCGTGACTGGTTTCGGGAGCGCCTGATTGCCCATCGATTAAACTCCGTCAACCTCTCACGCCTGCCGTGGGAGCCAAAAGTTAAGTAA